A section of the Falco peregrinus isolate bFalPer1 chromosome 3, bFalPer1.pri, whole genome shotgun sequence genome encodes:
- the HIVEP1 gene encoding zinc finger protein 40 isoform X1: MMKHKLLMLFYLLNQFCAFLCWASPLGTLADEDECFWRTRKMGGKFFPSLADKIEEAQKQLNGTEDQQREITDAGTRGTQDAIKGVKRKKIVTENHLKKIPKSPLRSPAEAKAKQSVDPSPLKALPDASEHATAQDHLPVQNGNQGTKQNEGALGSEISVETTKSETSMQTKLSLAHQSLDLGKQAVEDTDATQLNSPEKKCLSNSSSSKTKTDSNECIDFVACSTSSPCTRTAFDVLLKAMEPELNTLAQECPPYGMQIEKLRPNKTVSTSSSLTSNTMSVQNQPALSQHEFAAGPHYYPSTLNNVHVAAAAKTGQAQGQSVSHSQDLITKTSQQNHQVVMCPSFTRSLVQQQSQESPKLQQIYSIAVTSSVVHTSSSTVTQVFSQNQLVATSSSPLSISTSSSTHLSIGPMYNSAQIASVVNHGVEQICSLLKDQKPKKLGKYVCEYCNRACAKPSVLQKHIRSHTGERPYPCVTCGFSFKTKSNLYKHKKSHAHAIKLGLVPQPDSGGLFLSHDSDKALSIHSDVEESGESEDEGTADERQDDQELEPAQIVKVISGAETLRKGSPVPLSNPDCIPADSSLHETEPQVRAALPKVVVHPVNVSPLRADSPKVTEPAPELAAVQRKGDFKVTALQSNLTHTASFKENDIKQHQKVDMDLLEEQLGSAVGAVHAQLQRQQATDGSQDQQGKCLLSPRSLGSTDSGYFSRSESADQTMSPPAPFTRGLLTSEKDPNKNLPCVPRTSGVVASVVQTVCAEKNLILSGQMRPPMATKTLEERISKLISDNEAVVDDKQLDSVKPRRTSLSRRGSIDSPKSYIFKDSFQFDLKPMGRRTSSSSDIPKSPFTPTEKSKQVFLLSVPSLDCLPITRSNSMPTTSYSAVPPNVIPPSHPLRGSQSFDDKIGSLYDDVFVSGPAPPLNQGGHPRTLVRQAAIEDSSTGESQVLGSLRSVEESYLGCNLPNDSVLQRSKSLAQGPNLEKTKKSPQVRGTMFECETCRNRYRKLENFENHKKFYCSELHGPKTKAAVREPEHKTVPNSTQPQILHYRVTTSTGVWEQTPQIRKRRKMKSVGDDDDPQQNDTSVPSKNAEGQSKPASSSSVSKHSVTAVVGSQQPSNLLLQSSQIQLVARGTDQTTEPKMAPLIEKQASSVVQEKVELKRQGTGISVIQHTNSLSRNSSFEKSESFERVSPVSSQEPNKVAKHRSLNTVVIQEDRHCHLNTLQHHQPLSAEAPRGEVQGSQIVSNERSAPLQPSRLVRQHNIQVPEILVTEEPDRDQENQCSDQEKTERFNWPQRSETLSKLPTEKLPPKKKRIRLAEMEHSSAESSVDSTLSRSLSRESSLSHASSFSASLDKDETSKAENPCKAEPVSKSSEFLMIPAGSHALAVPGPHYREMRRAASEQISCTQPSMEVVDYRSKSFDCGSVSPSKPAPLVEIAAPKASSANGVTGHVPLLERRRGPFVRQISLNIAPENHQPQVKLTSSFQMAQATDVPTVPLHQLQTSGKSSVEFPSSTQHSQTHSRPHSAIQDGNPVSLSSVQQPLNHVVNNQGQPSLTPQPSQSSTKTSAQGEQVSAYALSSCPNEKQDCFAPKYQLQVKTLHIGQPYSSKLLKNTLSTQTVPSQVGVDQSASTFELQTKLSDMSNPYSVPPLKQIVPNNCSSQIHQIPPFVVPVRIHSSMPSYGFATVTPLPHILVTQDQVNQSVCKTNVVTVPTLEGKTQLPKSHKDRQRTLPNSFENSQPESGTRNSPLSSSLHIIQKVPVSGLFPQPEATASSKRMLSPANSLDIAMEKQQKRVKDESGAACMTDARPSHSLNVRPNDSTSKQKKPVLVRQVCTTDPLENHLLDPDGVAQHEKSSKAGASDLLLPDHHSSDTGVSDTLKESPESEDIKSSASPAFVVRKPSELSPVNNQSSLLKPVSSSQERKSPGNSNESKHISSQGQAKPVTTLAAMNVGEMQRLSFPSLKTTTSFTWCYLLKRKPLHLLQNDQKISAYSTWTVSPNNPNPLGLSTKVALSLLNSKQKVEKPLYTQARTTHPRSDVLVYSSKWKNSLTKRALNRKKLTATEFSNKENSESSTEHDKENSFIKTEPRRVKIFDGGYKSNEDYVYVRGRGRGKYICEECGIRCKKPSMLKKHIRTHTDVRPYHCNYCNFSFKTKGNLTKHMKSKAHSKKCMDLGVSVGLIDDQDGEEEFGEKQRFGYDQSGYDVEESDGADEDENDNEDDDEDSQAESVLSTTPSVTASPQHHPSRHGLQDAASTDEDIRLPDCFAGVHTDSMDGLPKALLTKMTVLSTVQSVSRTSRSPAEFTHQEAHEDKAQERGAGPRSASVTLADVGPTSPGRQMSVDYPDPEPALDHSLISTAALTKSTSSVSSPSSPADHSMQTAALSPYAESPEEKLAGCPQHVTEPRAPQTHLFSHLPLHSQRQAKAPYGTVPIGGIQVVPAGLATYSTFVPIQAGPVQLTIPTVSVIHRTTSTLGEAGGTATGAAANPMGVAEVNSVVPCIPIGQVSVPGIQGLGTPGLQTLPPLGMETVNILGLANTNIAPQMRPSGITLNAVGLQVLTAGAAPQGNPSPQAHIPGLQILNIALPTLIPSVSPVGAEGHGAAEAPAPGSKAKACEAQPEPPPAGFPAAEAGQAGRAASPQAAAGGQRYGGTGHPEPAPLTDYERPRGPGKADPEKTDLASPAKPKRSVPSLQVKRAAPAEPRSKGNPDALTKSPVHRTVSPDRQVHRPATLPRRQNTVQFSDGSSDDEDRLVIAT; the protein is encoded by the exons AAATCACCGATGCTGGTACTAGAGGAACCCAAGATGCAATTAAGggtgtgaaaagaaaaaagattgtgACTGAAAACcatctaaaaaaaataccaaaatcgCCTTTGAGAAGCCCCGCCGAAGCCAAGGCTAAGCAAAGTGTAGACCCTTCACCGCTAAAAGCCCTTCCAGATGCCTCTGAACATGCCACGGCGCAGGATCACCTACCCGTGCAAAATGGAAATCAGGGTACCAAACAGAACGAGGGGGCACTTGGTAGTGAGATAAGTGTTGAAACAACCAAATCTGAGACATCGATGCAGACAAAGCTTTCACTGGCACATCAGTCCTTAGATTTAGGTAAGCAGGCAGTGGAGGATACTGATGCAACCCAACTGAACTCGCCAGAGAAGAAGTGTCTCTCAAACTCCTCatcaagcaaaacaaagactGACAGTAATGAATGTATTGATTTTGTTGCTTGCAGTACGTCATCCCCATGTACACGTACTGCATTCGATGTCTTATTAAAAGCTATGGAGCCTGAACTGAACACTTTAGCACAAGAGTGCCCCCCTTATGGGATGCAGATAGAGAAACTGAGACCAAATAAAACTGTAAGCACCTCTTCTAGTCTCACGTCCAATACAATGAGTGTCCAAAATCAGCCTGCTTTGTCACAGCATGAGTTTGCAGCCGGACCTCACTATTACCCGTCTACGTTAAACAATGTGCatgtagcagcagcagccaagacTGGACAAGCACAAGGCCAATCAGTTTCTCATTCACAAGACCTTATTACTAAAACCAGTCAACAAAATCACCAGGTTGTTATGTGTCCAAGTTTCACTAGGTCGCTGGTGCAACAGCAGAGTCAGGAAAGCCCCAAACTCCAGCAGATATACAGCATAGCAGTAACTTCATCTGTTGTTCACACCTCATCTTCCACTGTAACTCAGGTTTTTTCGCAAAACCAGTTAGTAGCTACTTCGTCTTCACCTTTGTCAATTAGCACATCAAGCTCAACACACTTGTCTATAGGTCCCATGTATAATTCAGCCCAGATAGCATCAGTTGTAAACCATGGTGTAGAACAAATATGTAGCCTCTTGAAAGACCAGAAGCCTAAAAAGCTAGGGAAGTATGTCTGTGAGTATTGTAATCGGGCTTGTGCCAAGCCAAGTGTTCTCCAAAAGCACATCCGATCCCATACTGGAGAGCGACCATATCCTTGTGTGACGTGtgggttttcatttaaaaccaaaagcaatCTGTACAAGCACAAAAAATCTCATGCACATGCTATCAAACTTGGACTTGTCCCACAGCCAGATTCAGGTGGCCTCTTCCTATCTCATGACTCGGACAAAGCACTTAGCATTCATTCGGATGTGGAAGAAAGTGGTGAAAGTGAAGATGAAGGCACTGCTGATGAAAGACAAGATGATCAAGAACTGGAACCTGCACAAATAGTGAAAGTAATTTCGGGTGCGGAAACTTTGCGGAAGGGAAGCCCTGTTCCATTAAGCAACCCAGACTGTATACCTGCTGACTCTTCGTTACATGAGACAGAACCTCAAGTAAGGGCAGCTTTACCAAAAGTAGTAGTTCATCCTGTAAATGTTTCTCCATTAAGGGCCGATAGCCCAAAAGTAACGGAACCAGCACCTGAGCTTGCTGCAGTGCAGAGAAAAGGAGATTTTAAAGTGACAGCTCTTCAGTCAAATTTAACACATACGGCCTCATTCAAGGAGAATGACATAAAGCAGCATCAGAAAGTAGACATGGACTTGTTAGAGGAACAGCTGGGATCTGCAGTAGGAGCGGTGCATGCCCAGCTCCAGAGACAACAGGCAACTGATGGTTCCCAGGATCAGCAAGGAAAATGTCTCTTGAGCCCTAGAAGTTTAGGTAGTACCGATTCTGGTTATTTCTCTCGTTCTGAAAGTGCCGATCAAACCATGAGCCCACCAGCTCCTTTCACAAGAGGACTGCTGACCTCCGAAAAAGATCCAAACAAAAACCTGCCCTGTGTGCCACGAACAAGTGGTGTGGTAGCATCAGTGGTACAAACtgtttgtgctgaaaaaaatctgattcttTCTGGCCAAATGCGACCTCCCATGGCAACAAAAACTCTTGAGGAGCGTATCTCTAAGTTAATTTCTGATAATGAAGCTGTTGTGGATGACAAACAGTTAGATAGCGTGAAACCAAGAAGAACATCTCTTTCAAGAAGAGGAAGCATAGATTCACCAAAATCCTACATATTTAAGGATTCTTTCCAGTTTGATTTAAAGCCCATGGGAAGAAGAACTAGCTCAAGCTCTGATATACCAAAGTCTCCTTTCACACCCACTGAGAAATCGAagcaagtttttcttctttctgtaccATCCCTTGACTGTTTACCTATCACACGAAGTAATTCCATGCCAACTACCAGTTACTCGGCAGTACCTCCAAATGTTATACCTCCCTCTCATCCCCTTCGAGGAAGTCAGTCATTTGATGATAAAATTGGCTCTTTATACGATGATGTGTTTGTATCAGGACCTGCTCCTCCGCTGAACCAAGGTGGACATCCTCGGACCCTCGTTAGACAGGCAGCAATAGAAGATTCTTCTACTGGTGAAAGCCAAGTTCTTGGATCGTTGCGGTCTGTAGAAGAAAGTTATCTGGGGTGTAATTTACCAAATGATTCTGTATTGCAAAGGAGCAAGTCCCTGGCACAGGGACCAAATTTAGAGAAAACGAAGAAGTCCCCTCAGGTGCGAGGAACAATGTTTGAGTGTGAAACCTGCAGAAACAGATatagaaaactggaaaattttgAAAACCACAAGAAATTTTATTGTTCAGAGTTGCATGGACCTAAAACTAAAGCAGCAGTCAGAGAGCCTGAGCATAAAACTGTTCCAAACAGTACACAGCCTCAAATTCTACATTACAGAGTCACTACTTCAACTGGTGTTTGGGAGCAGACACCCCAGataaggaaaagaagaaaaatgaaaagtgttGGCGATGATGATGACCCACAGCAAAATGATACAAGCGTACCATCAAAGAACGCAGAAGGCCAAAGCAAGCCAGCAAGTTCTTCCAGTGTGTCAAAACACAGTGTGACAGCGGTGGTAGGATCGCAACAGCCAAGCAACCTTCTGCTTCAGAGTTCCCAAATTCAGCTTGTGGCTCGAGGCACAGATCAGACTACCGAGCCAAAGATGGCTCCACTCATTGAAAAGCAGGCAAGCTCAGTTGTGCAAGAAAAAGTGGAGTTGAAAAGACAAGGGACTGGCATTTCAGTAATACAGCACACCAATTCACTGAGCAGAAATAGCTCGTTTGAGAAATCAGAGTCATTTGAAAGAGTGTCACCGGTTTCTTCTCAAGAGCCCAACAAGGTTGCAAAGCACCGCTCTTTGAATACAGTTGTCATCCAAGAGGATAGACACTGTCATCTGAATACTCTCCAGCACCATCAGCCCCTGTCAGCAGAAGCACCTAGAGGGGAAGTTCAGGGAAGCCAAATAGTTTCTAATGAGAGAAGTGCACCGCTTCAGCCATCGAGACTTGTTCGCCAGCATAACATCCAGGTTCCTGAGATACTGGTCACAGAAGAACCAGACAGGGACCAAGAAAACCAGTGCAGCGATCAGGAAAAGACGGAAAGGTTTAACTGGCCACAGCGCAGTGAGACACTGTCAAAATTGCCAACAGAAAAGCTTCcaccaaagaagaaaaggattcGCTTGGCTGAAATGGAGCATTCATCTGCAGAATCAAGTGTTGACTCCACACTTTCCAGAAGCCTAAGTCGGGAGAGTAGCTTGTCTCATGCCTCCAGTTTCTCAGCTTCACTTGATAAAGATGAAACTTCAAAGGCTGAGAACCCTTGCAAAGCAGAACCTGTTAGTAAGTCGTCAGAGTTCCTCATGATTCCCGCTGGCTCGCACGCACTGGCTGTACCTGGACCTCATTACCGGGAAATGAGACGTGCTGCCTCAGAGCAAATCAGCTGCACGCAGCCATCAATGGAGGTTGTGGACTACAGGAGTAAGTCTTTCGACTGTGGAAGCGTGTCTCCGTCAAAACCTGCCCCGCTCGTAGAGATAGCCGCTCCGAAAGCATCATCTGCAAATGGAGTGACTGGACATGTGCCTCTGCTAGAAAGGAGAAGGGGGCCATTTGTAAGACAGATATCTTTAAATATTGCTCCAGAAAATCATCAGCCTCAAGTTAAATTGACTTCCTCATTTCAGATGGCTCAAGCTACGGATGTGCCCACAGTGCCATTGCACCAGCTGCAGACCTCCGGCAAATCTTCGGTGGAGTTCCCTTCAAGTACTCAGCATTCACAGACTCACTCCAGGCCTCACTCAGCAATTCAAGATGGTAATCCTGTTAGCCTGTCTTCTGTCCAGCAGCCTCTAAATCATGTGGTGAATAATCAAGGACAGCCATCCTTGACTCCTCAGCCTTCCCAGTCATCAACTAAAACATCAGCCCAAGGGGAACAAGTGAGTGCATATGCGCTTTCTTCTTGTCCCAACGAAAAACAGGATTGTTTTGCTCCGAAGTATCAACTTCAAGTTAAAACATTACATATAGGTCAGCCATACTCTTCTAAATTGctaaaaaatactttatcaaCTCAGACTGTTCCAAGTCAGGTTGGGGTGGACCAGAGTGCATCCACCTTTGAACTGCAGACTAAACTGTCTGACATGTCTAATCCGTACTCTGTGCCTCCTCTAAAGCAAATTGTCCCTAATAACTGCAGCAGTCAAATACATCAGATTCCTCCTTTTGTGGTTCCCGTCCGTATTCACAGCAGTATGCCATCCTACGGCTTTGCAACGGTTACACCCCTTCCTCACATTTTAGTGACCCAGGATCAGGTAAATCAGtctgtttgcaaaacaaatgttGTGACAGTGCCAACGCTTGAAGGCAAAACTCAGCTGCCAAAATCTCACAAAGATCGTCAGAGGACTTTGCCAAATTCATTTGAAAATTCACAACCAGAAAGTGGAACCAGAAATTCACCTTTGTCAAGCTCTTTGCATATTATTCAGAAAGTGCCAGTTAGTGGACTCTTCCCTCAACCAGAAGCTACAGCTTCAAGTAAACGAATGCTTTCCCCAGCCAACAGTTTAGATATTGCCatggaaaaacagcaaaaacGCGTTAAAGATGAGAGTGGAGCTGCATGTATGACAGATGCTAGACCATCGCATTCACTGAACGTTAGACCTAATGACTCTACTAGTAAGCAAAAGAAGCCAGTTTTGGTAAGACAGGTTTGCACCACAGACCCTCTTGAAAATCACCTCTTAGACCCTGATGGCGTTGCACAgcatgaaaaaagcagcaaagcgGGTGCTTCAGACCTGCTGTTGCCTGACCATCATTCATCTGACACTGGGGTTTCGGACACCTTAAAGGAGTCACCAGAATCTGAAGACATTAAGTCTTCAGCATCACCGGCGTTTGTAGTTAGGAAACCATCTGAATTATCTCCAGTGAATAATCAGAGTTCTCTTCTCAAGCCTGTAAGTAGCAGTCAAGAAAGAAAGTCCCCAGGTAACAGTAATGAGAGCAAGCACATCAGTAGCCAGGGCCAAGCAAAACCTGTAACTACACTGGCTGCGATGAATGTAGGAGAAATGCAGAGGTTATCATTTCCAAGCCTGAAGACCACAACGAGTTTTACCTGGTGTTACCTCCTCAAGAGAAAACCATTGCATTTGCTGCAGAACGATCAGAAAATCTCAGCCTATTCTACATGGACCGTTAGTCCCAACAATCCCAATCCACTTGGTTTGTCGACAAAGGTAGCTCTCTCCCTCCTCAATTCGAAACAGAAAGTTGAAAAACCACTGTACACTCAAGCGAGAACTACTCACCCCAGATCTGACGTATTGGTCTACTCAAGCAAGTGGAAGAACAGCTTAACTAAG CGAgcattaaatagaaaaaaattgacTGCAACTGAATTCAGCAATAAGGAAAACTCTGAATCAAGCACTGAGCACGATAAAGAAAACTCCTTTATCAAAACTGAACCAAGAAGAGTTAAAATATTTGATGGAGG GTACAAGTCAAATGAAGACTATGTGTATGTGCggggaagagggagggggaagTACATCTGTGAAGAATGTGGAATACGTTGCAAGAAACCCAGCATGCTGAAGAAGCATATTCGCACACATACAGATGTCCGTCCTTACCACTGCAATTACTGCAACTTCTCCTTTAAAACTAAAG gaaatttAACAAAACATATGAAGTCAAAGGCACATAGCAAGAAATGCATGGATTTGGGAGTCTCAGTAGGTTTAATAGATGACCAGGATGGAGAAGAAGAATTtg GTGAGAAGCAGAGATTTGGCTATGACCAGTCGGGATACGATGTGGAAGAGTCCGATGGTGCAGATGAAGATGAAAATGAcaatgaagatgatgatgaagacAGCCAGGCTGAGTCAGTCCTATCCACAACCCCCTCGGTGacagccagcccccagcatcATCCATCTCGACATGGCCTGCAGGATGCTGCCAGCACTGATGAAGACATCAGGCTCCCCGACTGTTTTGCTGGGGTTCACACGGACTCTATGGATGGCCTGCCCAAAGCTCTGCTGACAAAGATGACCGTCCTTAGCACGGTGCAGTCAGTTAGCAGGACCTCTAGGTCACCAGCAGAATTCACCCATCAGGAAGCACATGAGGATAAAGCCCAGGAGAGGGGAGCAGGTCCCCGCAGTGCTAGTGTGACGCTGGCAGACGTCGGTCCGACATCTCCAGGTCGCCAGATGTCTGTGGATTACCCTGATCCAGAACCAGCCTTGGACCACTCCTTAATATCAACTGCAGCTCTCACAAAG AGCACGTCCTCTGTCAGCTCGCCCTCCTCGCCGGCGGACCACAGCATGCAGACCGCAGCGCTGTCGCCCTACGCCGAAAGCCCGGAGGAGAAGCTGGCCGGGTGCCCGCAGCACGTCACTGAGCCGAGGGCTCCTCAGACTCATCTCTTCAGCCACCTCCCCCTGCACTCGCAGCGGCAAGCCAAGGCACCCTACGGCACGGTACCAATCGGGGGGATTCAGGTGGTCCCCGCTGGCCTGGCCACCTACTCCACCTTCGTTCCCATCCAGGCGGGACCAGTGCAGCTCACCATCCCCACCGTTAGCGTGATTCACAGAACTACCAGCACCCTCGGCGAGGCAGGCGGCACGGCCACCGGTGCCGCTGCCAACCCCATGGGTGTCGCCGAGGTGAACAGCGTGGTGCCGTGCATCCCCATAGGGCAGGTGAGCGTGCCGGGCATCCAGGGTCTCGGCACGCCCGGCTTGCAGACTCTGCCGCCACTGGGCATGGAGACGGTGAACATCTTGGGGCTGGCGAACACAAACATCGCCCCGCAGATGCGCCCTTCGGGAATTACCCTGAACGCCGTGGGTCTCCAGGTTTTGACCGCCGGCGCGGCCCCGCAGGGCAACCCCAGCCCGCAGGCCCACATTCCCGGCTTGCAGATACTGAACATCGCCCTGCCGACCCTCATCCCCTCCGTCAGCCCCGTGGGTGCCGAGGGGCACGGGGCTGCCGAGGCGCCCGCCCCAGGCAGCAAGGCCAAGGCCTGCGAGGCACAGCCGGAGCCGCCGCCTGCCGGCTTCCCCGCGGCCGAGGCCGGCCAGGCGGGCAGGGCCGCTTCTCCCCAGGCGGCGGCTGGCGGCCAGCGGTACGGCGGTACGGGGCACCCCGAGCCCGCCCCGCTGACCGACTACGAGCGACCCAGGGGTCCGGGGAAGGCGGATCCTGAAAAGACTGACCTCGCCAGCCCCGCCAAGCCAAAGCGCAGCGTCCCTTCCCTGCAGGTGAAGAGGGCTGCCCCGGCGGAGCCCCGCTCCAAGGGGAATCCCGATGCATTAACCAAGTCCCCGGTCCACCGAACTGTCTCCCCGGACAGACAGGTACACAGGCCAGCCACCTTGCCCCGGCGGCAAAACACGGTGCAGTTTAGCGATGGCAGCAGTGACGATGAGGATAGACTTGTAATAGCGACctag